The following are encoded together in the Glycine max cultivar Williams 82 chromosome 8, Glycine_max_v4.0, whole genome shotgun sequence genome:
- the LOC100779280 gene encoding spermidine hydroxycinnamoyl transferase, whose product MVTIVGSYNVTPNQPTPKDPLWLSNSDLIGFQGYVPTLYVYKAKPNYSNNIIERLRNSLSKLLVYYYPVAGRLSLTKSGRMEVDCNAKGVTLIEAETTNTFADYGDFTTPSESTDELVPKIDSTQPIEETPILVVQLTRFRGGDEGLAVGFGMFHSLTDATGIIHFMNRWAKLARGEELNPNEIPFLDRTILQLFSSSSQHVDQPEWKPITQAQGVEQKQRSCSLLKLTSSQVERLKKKTNDESPKELGVRPYSRFEAIAAHIWRCASKARAEYSNSNHPTIVRFSVNIRNRLLTPPIPESYFGNALARTTTPKCYEGDIISNPLSFAAQKLREAVNPITGEYIKSQLSVGLGQEQLDHIRAFFMRQEHGMKTPYIAGEHNNVILLTSLMTMPVYEADFGWGKPMQFGLPRGSLDDRVGILPSPDGDGVVVNVFFQEAILQRFKKLFYEDVYISSL is encoded by the coding sequence atggtaaccATTGTGGGTTCTTACAATGTCACTCCAAATCAACCAACTCCAAAGGATCCTTTATGGCTATCCAATAGTGACCTAATCGGGTTCCAAGGTTATGTACCCACTCTTTACGTTTACAAAGCAAAACCCAATTATAGCAACAACATAATTGAGAGGTTGAGAAACTCTCTTAGCAAGCTTTTGGTGTACTACTATCCTGTTGCTGGCAGATTGAGCTTGACAAAAAGTGGTCGAATGGAAGTGGATTGTAACGCTAAGGGAGTGACATTGATTGAAGCAGAAACCACAAACACATTTGCTGATTATGGAGACTTTACTACACCTTCAGAGTCCACAGATGAACTTGTTCCAAAAATTGATTCTACTCAACCTATAGAGGAGACTCCAATACTGGTAGTGCAATTAACAAGGTTCCGTGGTGGTGATGAAGGCCTTGCCGTTGGATTTGGTATGTTTCATTCTTTGACTGATGCAACCGGCATCATTCACTTCATGAACAGATGGGCAAAGCTGGCTAGAGGggaagaactaaaccctaatgAAATTCCGTTTCTCGATCGAACAATACTCCAATTATTTTCATCATCATCGCAACACGTGGATCAACCGGAGTGGAAGCCTATAACACAAGCACAAGGAGTAGAGCAAAAGCAAAGAAGTTGTTCTTTGTTAAAACTCACATCAAGCCAAGTGGAGAGGCTAAAGAAGAAGACTAATGATGAAAGTCCAAAAGAATTAGGGGTAAGACCTTATAGCAGATTTGAAGCTATTGCTGCTCATATATGGAGATGTGCATCTAAGGCTCGTGCtgaatattcaaattcaaatcacCCAACTATAGTTCGGTTTAGTGTTAATATTCGTAATAGGTTATTGACTCCACCTATCCCTGAGAGTTATTTTGGGAATGCTTTGGCAAGAACAACGACACCTAAATGCTATGAGGGAGATATCATATCGAACCCTTTAAGTTTTGCTGCTCAAAAGTTAAGGGAAGCAGTAAATCCGATTACGGGTGAGTATATAAAGTCACAATTAAGTGTTGGTTTAGGGCAAGAGCAATTGGATCACATAAGGGCTTTTTTCATGAGACAAGAACACGGTATGAAAACACCCTATATTGCTGGGGAACATAACAACGTTATTCTCCTTACAAGCTTGATGACCATGCCAGTGTATGAAGCAGATTTTGGTTGGGGAAAGCCTATGCAATTTGGTTTACCACGTGGGTCTCTAGATGATAGGGTAGGAATTCTTCCAAGCCCAGATGGAGATGGTGTTGTTGTCAACGTGTTTTTCCAGGAAGCAATTCTGCAGCGTTTCAAAAAGTTGTTCTACGAGGATGTGTATATATCCTCATTGTAG